A single region of the Salvia miltiorrhiza cultivar Shanhuang (shh) chromosome 8, IMPLAD_Smil_shh, whole genome shotgun sequence genome encodes:
- the LOC130999406 gene encoding pentatricopeptide repeat-containing protein At1g62930, chloroplastic-like, with protein sequence MRSNHAAIFLGRILSNSSSKFSTFAITSPHYQSFLLPSFHFDNASCQMRRHFSAYPRFDFESIREPNDAVALFQDMMRTETLPSVKLFSRLLSAVVKLKQYSAALHLFDEMLQRDAPVNHYTLSIAIDCYCRLKRPDFGFAILGSFFKRGFEPTVVTFNTLVKGLLFVGRIPEAAKLLGKLSAYQLCQPDEYTYSTIINGLCKAGDILQAIDLLCSLEKGKGSCKPNVYAYSAVIDSLCKEGKVDDALQLFSSLGDKGISPNVVTYNSIIEGLCKMKRMDKAEDLLKKMIADKVCPNEVTCNIFVDAWCRDEKVEDAEHMLISMKEIDVQPDIVTYNALINGYCMLGKLDEAERIFQLAMSSGMKPDIISYNSLMNGYCKSGRVDEVSRLFTIIPAKRLKRDVFSYNIMLEALFHESKCEGGLKLFKEMEALQVSPDIRTYNILLDGLCSAHRISEAFFVLHAMEDKGIVPDIVTYNILIEGLCNDNKVREAKDLFDKLPSKGLQPEVITDNILICALGERGQIKEDKDLFHELPSKGLQPNVVTYSILIGALCKEGQIEEAKYLFHVLLSKGLQPDVITYTILIGALCKEGQIEEAKDLMTQMVSSGCLPNSVTYNVFVRGLLKMNKMHDAMPLLEEMDSRGFTLDKTAYSMLIEAVKWEGKDSVLFNKVKKLVPKGFYSS encoded by the coding sequence ATGAGGTCTAACCACGCCGCCATATTTCTCGGTAGAATTTTGTCGAATTCTTCATCTAAATTCTCCACTTTTGCCATCACTTCTCCACATTATCAATCATTTCTTCTACCCAGTTTTCATTTTGATAATGCCAGCTGCCAAATGAGGAGACACTTCTCCGCCTATCCCAGATTCGATTTTGAATCTATACGTGAACCCAATGATGCCGTCGCTCTATTTCAGGATATGATGAGAACGGAGACGCTTCCTTCTGTTAAGCTTTTCTCGAGATTGCTGAGTGCTGTGGTGAAGCTGAAACAATACTCTGCTGCACTTCATCTGTTCGACGAAATGCTTCAAAGGGATGCTCCCGTAAATCACTACACGTTGAGTATTGCGATTGATTGCTATTGCCGACTGAAAAGGCCTGATTTTGGGTTTGCGATCTTAGGCAGTTTTTTCAAGCGTGGGTTCGAGCCTACTGTGGTAACCTTCAACACTCTCGTGAAAGGCCTTCTGTTTGTTGGAAGGATCCCAGAGGCAGCTAAATTGTTGGGGAAGCTGTCGGCCTACCAACTGTGCCAGCCCGATGAGTATACATATAGTACTATAATTAATGGGTTATGCAAAGCTGGAGATATTCTACAGGCGATTGATTTGCTCTGCTCATtggaaaaaggaaaagggaGCTGCAAACCCAATGTCTATGCTTACAGTGCAGTCATTGATAGTCTATGCAAGGAAGGAAAGGTGGACGATGCTCTCCAACTCTTCTCCTCTTTGGGTGATAAGGGGATTTCACCCAATGTTGTGACATATAATTCAATAATTGAGGGGTTGTGCAAGATGAAAAGAATGGACAAGGCCGAAGACTTGTTAAAGAAGATGATAGCTGACAAGGTCTGCCCAAATGAGGTGACGTGTAATATCTTTGTGGATGCTTGGTGCAGAGATGAAAAGGTGGAAGACGCCGAGCATATGTTGATATCTATGAAGGAGATTGATGTTCAACCCGACATTGTCACATACAACGCATTGATAAATGGATATTGTATGCTAGGAAAACTGGACGAAGCTGAACGCATTTTCCAACTGGCAATGAGCTCTGGAATGAAGCCCGATATCATAAGCTACAATAGCTTGATGAACGGGTATTGCAAAAGTGGGCGAGTCGATGAAGTTTCAAGGCTTTTTACCATAATTCCCGCCAAAAGGTTAAAGCGCGATGTGTTTTCTTATAACATAATGCTAGAGGCTTTATTTCATGAAAGCAAATGTGAAGGCGGCTTGAAATTGTTCAAAGAAATGGAAGCTCTACAAGTGTCTCCGGATATAAGGACTTATAATATCTTGTTGGATGGTCTATGCAGTGCTCATCGTATCAGTGAAGCATTTTTTGTGTTGCATGCCATGGAAGATAAAGGCATCGTTCCAGACATAGTAACATATAATATCCTCATTGAGGGATTGTGCAACGACAACAAAGTCAGAGAAGCAAAAGATCTGTTCGACAAGCTTCCATCCAAAGGTTTGCAGCCTGAAGTCATAACAGATAATATTCTCATTTGTGCACTTGGCGAAAGAGGGCAGATAAAGGAGGATAAAGATCTGTTCCATGAGCTTCCATCCAAAGGTTTGCAGCCTAATGTCGTAACATATAGTATCCTCATTGGTGCACTTTGCAAAGAAGGGCAGATAGAGGAGGCTAAATATCTGTTCCACGTGCTCCTATCAAAGGGTTTGCAGCCTGACGTCATAACTTATACGATCCTTATCGGTGCACTTTGCAAGGAAGGGCAGATAGAGGAGGCGAAGGATTTGATGACGCAAATGGTAAGCAGCGGTTGCTTGCCTAATAGTGTAACATACAATGTTTTTGTTCGAGGTCTTCTCAAAATGAACAAGATGCATGATGCAATGCCACTGTTGGAAGAGATGGATTCAAGGGGATTCACACTTGACAAAACTGCATATTCGATGTTGATTGAAGCTGTGAAATGGGAAGGTAAAGATAGCGTTCTGTTTAATAAGGTTAAGAAACTCGTACCAAAGGGCTTTTATTCTAGTTAG